A region of the Prosthecodimorpha staleyi genome:
TCGGCCTTTCGCCACGGCGCGCACCGACGAGACCGGCCATGACCACCAGCACCCTGCGCTTTCCCCTCTGGCTGATGGTGGCCGCCGGCTGCCTGATCGCCGCGATCAATTTCGGCCCGCGTTCGGCGATGGGCTTCTTTCAGTTGCCGATGATCACCGACAAGGGCTGGAGCCGCGAGACCTATTCGCTGGCCATGGCGGTGCAGAACCTGATGTGGGGCGTCGGCGCCGTCGCCTTCGGCGGCCTCGCCGACCGGTTCGGCACCGCGCGGGTGCTCTCGCTCGGCGCCATCACCTATTCGATCGGCCTGATCGTGATGGCCTGGGCGCCGGAACCGGCCTGGCTGCAGGTCGGCGGCGGAATCCTGGTCGGTCTCGGCGTCGCCGGTTCGGCCTTCGGCATCATCATGGCGGCGCTCGGCCGCGCCGTGCCGCCCGAGAAGCGCACCATGGTGTTCGGTTTCGCCACCGCCGCCGGCTCCTTCGGGCAGTTCTTCTTCTCGCCGCTGAGCCAGGGCCTGATCGAGCGTTTCGGCTGGCACGATGCGCTGTGGGCGCTGGCCGGGATCATCATGATCATCCCGCTCCTGTCGATCCCGCTGCAGGGCAAGCCGGCGCCGCGGGCGATCGGCTCGGTCGACCAGTCGGTCGGCGCGGCCCTGTCGGAGGCCTTCGGCCATCGCAGCTTCGTGCTGCTGTTCACCGGCTTCTTCGTCTGCGGCTTCCAGGTCGCGTTCATCTCCGTGCATTTCCCGGCCTATATCCGCGATCTCGGCCTCGACGCGAAGTGGGGCGTGACGGCACTGATGCTGATCGGCCTGTTCAACATCTTCGGCTCGCTCGGTTCCGGGTTTCTCGGCATGCGCGTCTCCAAGCGCGTCATCCTGGCCCTGATCTACTTCCTGCGCGCCGTCGCCTTCACGGTCTTCCTGCTGGTGCCGGCGACGCCCACCACCGTCGTGATCTTCTCCGCCGTGATCGGCATCCTGTGGCTCTCGACCGTGCCGCCGACCAACGGGCTGGTGGCGGTGATGTTCGGCACCCGCTATCTGGCCATGCTCGGCGGCATCGTCTTCTTCTCGCACCAGATCGGGTCGTTCCTGGGCGTCTGGCTCGGCGGCAAGCTCTACGACCTCAACAACAGCT
Encoded here:
- a CDS encoding MFS transporter, with protein sequence MTTSTLRFPLWLMVAAGCLIAAINFGPRSAMGFFQLPMITDKGWSRETYSLAMAVQNLMWGVGAVAFGGLADRFGTARVLSLGAITYSIGLIVMAWAPEPAWLQVGGGILVGLGVAGSAFGIIMAALGRAVPPEKRTMVFGFATAAGSFGQFFFSPLSQGLIERFGWHDALWALAGIIMIIPLLSIPLQGKPAPRAIGSVDQSVGAALSEAFGHRSFVLLFTGFFVCGFQVAFISVHFPAYIRDLGLDAKWGVTALMLIGLFNIFGSLGSGFLGMRVSKRVILALIYFLRAVAFTVFLLVPATPTTVVIFSAVIGILWLSTVPPTNGLVAVMFGTRYLAMLGGIVFFSHQIGSFLGVWLGGKLYDLNNSYDPVWWMGVALGLFAAVIHMPIREAAVPRLQGPAPAE